CGTATCAGTCTGAACAACTGGCTTACCCTTAATAAAAGGCTTCAAATCGCCTGATTCTGGCAGATTCTTACCCTTCCAAGCCTTCTTTAGATCCTTTACCATCTCTCTTTTAATAGAAGGAATCAAATCACTTAAGAAAATCTGTAAGCGCCTTTTTAATAACGTTCCAGTGTTCTTGGATACAGATAACTTTCTACAAATCGCAGAAGCAGATAGACCTAAGGGAAATAGCTCAATCGATTCAATGAGCAAGTAAGAGAACACCCACAGAGGCAATTTTAGATGTTCTAAGGGAGTATCTTTAGTTAATGAAACTTGACCATTGCACTGAGAACAACGAAGAACATTCTCTCTAGTCGAGATTCCTTTCGTTAAAGGAATTTTACAGATTGGGCATGTCTTAGGATAACAGTGAGTGATTAGGTTTTTAGTTAAGTTAGCGTAATAGTCAAGATTGAGATGAGGGAAGCGAGAGTTAAAACGATCTTTAGCAGTGAGTTTAGGTTGTTGGTGCGAAGGATCATTAGGCTTGCATGTGTTCGGATTGTGGGTGAGTAGGAATCCTTTTTTACAGGGAACAGTGGGCAAGAAGGTGGGACCCAAGACATTCCGGAGGAAGGGATGGGTTCCGCTTTTTGCAGGGTGTGGAATGGTTGAAAAGGATTCCTACTCACCTACAATTTGAAAGTAGTTTCCTTCCTTCCATTTTTCATAACGAGACCAGTTTATTTTTTTACCGATGGGAATATAGGGATAATCCTGATGTTTGATCTTGATCCCATGAACTAAGGAGTAGATCCCGGCGGCGAGAGAAATCGCGACGTCCTTTCTTCTCTTGGTCATCAAGGTCATATCCTTTTCCTTATCTATATAACCGATTTCTAAATAAGCCGAGATTGCATTGATAAAGGTAGGCAAGGCATAAGTGGAAAGATAAGGTTTGTTGATCGGCCCCGGTTCGGGAGAATCCTCGTCTGAATTTCTCTTTCGAAGTCCGTATTGAACAAAGCGCATCAGCTCGGCGGAAGCGTAGTGATTGTCTCCGCCAAAACCTTCTCTTCCGTCTTCCCTTCTCCAGAGTTCGGGTTCTGCTTTTTCTCTTTCCCAAAACTTTCCCTCTGCGGAAAAACTCTTATGAGTTTTAGAATACGGTCCCTTACCTCCGACCTTCGCCAATTCTTCCCAACCGGGAAGATCCTTGTATCTCCAACTAACCATGTTTTGGCGATAACCTTCGAACGCAGAAAGATCCGTTTTTTTACCGGTTCGATTGGGCCAGTAGCCATGGAAATAAATCCAAGCGTCTGCGACCGCATTCTCTAAATGAGACCAGCCTTCCTTAAAAATCATCCAGTGATTCCAAGGAGAATCGGTAAACTTTTCTTCAGCATATCTTCCTTCCGAAATTCCTTTTAAGACATAGAAGGTTCTATAAGAAGGGGAAAGGACCGCGGCCATTCCACCGGGATGTTCCTTATAACTCGGATTGAGATGAAGAGAAACAACCAAGTTCGGTTTTTCCTGATTGATAAACGAAATTCTTCCTTGTTTGATCTTCTTCGTTTTTTTATCGGGATAATCAAAAAGACGATAGGGAGCGTTCGGATCCTCGTTTGCGGAGTATTCTTTCTCTTCCGCGTTTCCGTTTCTTGTCATCACCGAATCGATCTTGATCCAGGGAAGATCTTCGTTCGTAAACGACTTCATATACGATTTGAAAGTTTCAAATCCGTCTTCCGTTCTCGTAAGATCCAGGATCTCTTTGAGTTCTTTAGCAAGTTCTAATACAACCGCCCTTTCCTTTCTTCCTTTGGAAGAAGCGCCGGCCTTATAAAGTTCAAGATATTTATCCGAGATAGGATCGTATTTGTCCCCGTGGTCTTCTTTCGGTTTGAGATCGACTCCCCCGTGTCCGGGATCGATCACAACCTTGAAAGTTTTAACGGGTGTTTGGATGGTAGAATCGGGTTCTTCCTTTTTTCCGGGCCCGGCCTCTGCGGCCGCGCCTGGAAGAAGAATCGATAAAAGAATAAGATTAAAAAAGAAGGAAAAGTTTTTCAGTCGCCTCACTATTTTTTCTGCGGATCCTTATTGTCTGAGCTATCTGAGAACACCATATTTCTGTTATCGCTCAGGTCTATTTTATATTTCTCTCGGACATTCTTACTCTCTTCTTCGGCTTTGAGTTTACTCAAAATGGAAATTCCGTATTCTTTTGCTAAACGGAAATGGATGAGAGAATCCTTATATCGGGAATCTTTCCGCATTCTATCAGCTTGGATCATCTGATAATAAGCGATCTGGAGTTTGTGGTGGTTAGTCGAAATCTCACGGCTTCTCGCGGAAGCGGAAGGAGTCATTCCATTTTGAGTTTGTTCGACGCTTACGATCGTATCCGCGCACTCACCGAGAAGTTGATCCGTTCTTTTGTTGTACTGATCCGAAAACTTATTGTAGAGTTTGTCCACACTCTCGCTCGTCTCGCGCATCTTTCTTCCGGCGACTACGTATTGTCTTCTGTAATAATAATGCAGAGCGTCGTTGTATTGTTTCCAGATGGAGTTTAATTCTTCATTGGAACCCTGTACGCTGGATCCGAAATTTTTTGTCACCGTGGAAAGGGCGTGGATATCGTTTTTGACTCTTTCTTTTACGGAATCCAAAGTTCTCGCGTAATGAAATTCTTCCAGATAATCGCCTTGGTATTTCGGATCATTGGCAGCGCTTGCGAGCTCGCTTCCTTTTTCGTCTTCCTTGGTCGATCCGGACTGAGCCGAAAGGGAAACCGTAACAAATAAGAATAGGACGATTGAAAGATGGAAACTTTTTAATGACATGCGAATCTCCTACGCGGAAGTATAGCACAGCGTTTTAAAACGCAACTAGTATTTTTAGAGCTTGTTTTCCAATTACAATCCATCCTTCTCTCGAAAACGAATTTGGAGCAGTCCG
This is a stretch of genomic DNA from Leptospira tipperaryensis. It encodes these proteins:
- a CDS encoding N-acetylmuramoyl-L-alanine amidase, translating into MRRLKNFSFFFNLILLSILLPGAAAEAGPGKKEEPDSTIQTPVKTFKVVIDPGHGGVDLKPKEDHGDKYDPISDKYLELYKAGASSKGRKERAVVLELAKELKEILDLTRTEDGFETFKSYMKSFTNEDLPWIKIDSVMTRNGNAEEKEYSANEDPNAPYRLFDYPDKKTKKIKQGRISFINQEKPNLVVSLHLNPSYKEHPGGMAAVLSPSYRTFYVLKGISEGRYAEEKFTDSPWNHWMIFKEGWSHLENAVADAWIYFHGYWPNRTGKKTDLSAFEGYRQNMVSWRYKDLPGWEELAKVGGKGPYSKTHKSFSAEGKFWEREKAEPELWRREDGREGFGGDNHYASAELMRFVQYGLRKRNSDEDSPEPGPINKPYLSTYALPTFINAISAYLEIGYIDKEKDMTLMTKRRKDVAISLAAGIYSLVHGIKIKHQDYPYIPIGKKINWSRYEKWKEGNYFQIVGE